In the Mesorhizobium sp. WSM2240 genome, GCTTCTCGACGATCTTGCCGGCGAAGCCGCCAATACGCATCTTGAGGCCTTTTAGATCCTCGATCGTATTGATTTCCTTGCGATACCAGCCGCCCATCTGGGCCCCGGTATTGCCGCAGGCCAGGCCGTGCAGTCCCTGGGTATTGTAGAACTCGTTCAGCAGATCGTTGCCGCCGCCGTAATACATCCAGGCGTTCATCTGGCGCACGTTCATGCCGAAGGGAACGGCGGTCGCCAGCGCGAAGGTGGGGTCCTTACCCCAGTAATAGTATGAGGCGGTGTGGCAGCATTCGACGGTTCCGGCCGCGGTCGCATCCATCGCCTGCAATCCGGGCACCAGTTCGCCCGCCGCGAAAATCTGGATATCGAAATTCCCGTCGGTCGATTCGCGAACGAATCTCGCCATCGTCTCGGCCGCGCCGAAGATGGTGTCGAGCGCCTTCGGAAACGACGAGGTACAGCGCCATGTGATCTTCGGCGCGGTCTGCGCGATGGCAGGCGCGGCCAACGTCGTGGCGGCTGCCGCGCCGGCGCCGGCGAACCCGGCCTTTCTGATGAAACTACGACGATCCATTCCAATTTCCTCCCAGATTGATGATGCGCCGGATCGGTCTTTGCCGATCGCCCGGGCAGCACAATCATGCACGGCGCGACCATTTAGTCCAGCGGAACGGGTCCGCTGTTCCAGGCACAAACCGCGACATGAAAAAAAGCCCCGGAACCTTGCGGCTCCGGGGCTTTTTCAGGCAAGCAGCTCGCGGTTAAATCTTGCCGGCGCGCTGCTGGATCATCATGAAGGTGTCGAAATTGTATTCGGCTATCTGCGCCCACAGGAAATGCTCCTTGCGGAACGTCGTCAGCGAATCCCAGATCTTCTTGAAGCCGGCATTCGATGCCGTGATCTCTGCATAGACCTCGTTCGAGGCATTGAAGCAGGCTTCGAGAATTTCCGGGCTGAACGGACGCAGCTGCGCGCCGTTGGCGACCAGCGTCTTGACCGCCGTCGGGTTCAGGAAGTCGTATTTCTGCAGCATGTCGGCATCCGTCGCCTGGGCGGCGGTGCGGATCAGCGACTGATAAGTCGCTGGCAATGCATCGAACTTTTCCTTGTTGAACATGAGATGGACGGTCGGCCCGCCTTCCCACCAGCCGGGGTAGTAGTAGAACGGAGCCACCTTCTGGAAGCCGAGCTTCTCGTCGTCATAGGGACCGACCCATTCGGCGGCGTCGATCGTGCCTTTTTCGAGGGCGGGATAAACGTCGCCGCCAGCGAGCTGCTGCGGAACGACGCCGAGCTTCTCGACGATCTTTCCGGCGAAGCCGCCGATGCGCATCTTCAGGCCCTTGAGATCGGCGACGGTGTTGATTTCCTTACGAAACCAGCCGCCCATCTGGACGCCTGTATTGCCGCCAGGGAACCCTACCAAGCCCTGCGTGGCAAAGAACTCGTTGACGAGATCGTTGCCGCCGCCATGGTAGAGCCATGCGTTCTGGCCGCGGGCATTGAGCGCAAAGGGAACCGCCGAAGCGAGCGCCCACGTGGGATCCTTGCCCCAGTAGTAATATGCAACGGTGTGGCAGGCCTCGACCGTGCCGGCCGCAGTCGCGTCGGCAGCCTGCAGGCCGGGGACGATTTCGCCCGCGGCAAAGGGCTGAATGGTGAAATTGCCGTCGGTCGCTTCCGAGATCATCTTGGAGAAGACGTCCGCGCCGCCATAGATGGTGTCGAGCGACTTCGGGAAGGACGAGGTGAGCCGCCAGGTGATCTTGGGATTGCTCTGGGCGATGGCCGGAGCCGCAAGCGCCGTCGCGGCCGCAGCGCCGGCGCCAGCGACGCCGGCCTTGGTGATGAATGAACGTCGATCCATGAATTTTCCTCCACGCTTGGATCAGTACAAAACGCCGTCCAGCAGACTGGAGTCTGAATTGCGGTTTCGGCGAAGGCCGCACAATACACACCGGCGGAGTCGAGTCCAGCACGCGGACGGCTTCCCGAAGGTCAAACGGCCCTGGCCCAAAACTATTGTCAAACAGCGCCGGGGATGCGGCTTGGCACGGCGCACTCTCCCATGGAAAACCGCCGGCGGATCGCCTATTTTGCAGGCAGAATGCTACCAGACCCCGTAACGGAACACTCAATGCAACAGCCGCTCGTCGCCGTCTCGACCGATGTCCGCCAATTCGAGAACTACACATGGCATGCGGCGCCCCAGCAATATCTTGAGGCGGCGATCGCCGGCGCTGGCGTGTTTCCAGTGCTGGTGCCTTCCTTCGGCGATCGGCTCGATTTTGACCAGCTGCTGCTGTCCGTCGACGGCGTCATGGTGACCGGTTCGAAATCCAACGTCCACCCGAGCCTCTATGGCGGCGACGCCAGCGAGGACAACGGCCCCTACGATCCGGCGCGCGACGCCACCACGCTGCCGCTGATCCGCAAGGCGATCGAGCACGGCGTGCCGCTGCTGGCGATCTGCCGCGGCATCCAGGAATTGAACGTGGCGCTCGGCGGCACGCTGGCGACGGAAATCCAGGAACGCGAAGGCTCTTTGGACCACCGCGCGCCGGCGAGCGACAGCCAGGACGAACGCTTCGCCATCCGGCAGACCGTCAGCATCAAACCCGACAGCTGCCTGGCCGGCGTTTTCGGCGCAGGTGAGATCATGGTCAATTCGGTGCATCGCCAGGCGGTAGACCGACTTGGCTCAAGGCTGCAGGTCGAGGCCGTGGCGGCGGACGGCACGGTGGAAGCCGTATCGGTCAAGGATTCGCGTGGCTTTGCCGTCGGCGTGCAATGGCATCCCGAATATTGGGTGGATTCGGACAGCGCCTCGGCAAAGATCTTCCGCGCCTTCGGCGATGCTGTGCGGCTGCACGCTGCAGCGAAGGCCGGCGTCAGGACGGCGGCCGAATAAGCTGGATCTCAGTCCGCTTCGTCGAGCGAGATGAGCGGCGTCGACGGCTTGAAGGATTCGTAGGCGACGCCATCGCCGACCGAGAAACTGACGATCGCATCGACTCCGTTCTCGGTGAAGGCGACAGAGCCGTCTTCCTGTTCCTGCCAGAATTTCGCACGCTCAATGCCGGGAAGAAGCGCCGCGCAGGAAGGCTCAACTTCAAGTTCCGACCGGTCCTCGGCAATCTTATCGCCGCGCGTAACCGCACAGGAAACGTTTCGGCTCGAACGCAGACGGAACATATCGCCGTCGGGCACCTGAACTTGCGGGATGACCGATGCGGCAATGGCCTGGCGGTCGCCGTCCGGCCCGGAGGAAATAACGCCGGCCATCACGAGCAGTCCGGCGGCCACGGCAGTCGAAATTGCTATATTCATTTTCAGAGCCCCCTCACATCAGCGCAGGAACGAAATCATGCGCGGACTAAAAGTGCTGAAGCGCTTTGTATGTCCCAACGGCGGCGCTCCAATGATTCGCAAACATGAATCACCGAGGCTTTAACCTTCGTTAACAAATGCGGCAAAGCCGCGGCGTTACGCCGGTTTGGCGACGCCTGCCGTCTCGGGCACCGGCGTCAGCGGCTTGCCCTCGGAAAACCAGGCGACGAGATTATCGACGACCAGGTCGGCCATGGCGTTGCGCGTGTGGACGGAAGCAGAGCCGACATGCGGCAGAAGCGTCGCGTTGGGCAGATCGATCAGCGCCTGCGGAACGCGCGGCTCGTCGGCAAAGACGTCGAGGCCCGCCGCCCGGATCACGCCGCCGGAAAGCGCCGCAATCAGCGCCTCCTCGTCGACCGTGCTGCCGCGGCCGATATTGACGAACACCCCGTCCGGCCCTAGCGCCCTCAGGACCTCGGCATTGACCGCCTTCTCGGTTGCAGCGGTGCCGGGCACGACCGAGACCAGCGTATCGACGGCGGCTGCCAGGCCAGCCAGCGTCGGGTGATACTCGTAGGAAAGCCCTTCGACGCGCCGCCGGTTGTGATAGGCGATCGAGAGGCCGAACGCCTCCAGCCGCTTTGCAATCGCCATGCCGATGCGGCCCATGCCGAAAATGCCGGCGCGACGGCCGCGCAGCGTCGCCTGCGTCAGGGGATAAGGGCCTTCCTTGACCCAGCGACCCTGCCTTAGCCAGTTCTCGGCGCGCGGCAGTTCGCGCACCGTATTGATGAGCAGGCCGAGCGCCGTATCGGCCACTTCCTCGGTCAGCACGTCCGGCGTATTGGTCACCATAACACCCTTGGCGGCGGCGTGGCGGGCGTCTACCGCGTCGTAGCCGACGCCGAAACTGGCGATGATTTGGAGA is a window encoding:
- a CDS encoding TRAP transporter substrate-binding protein, whose product is MDRRSFIRKAGFAGAGAAAATTLAAPAIAQTAPKITWRCTSSFPKALDTIFGAAETMARFVRESTDGNFDIQIFAAGELVPGLQAMDATAAGTVECCHTASYYYWGKDPTFALATAVPFGMNVRQMNAWMYYGGGNDLLNEFYNTQGLHGLACGNTGAQMGGWYRKEINTIEDLKGLKMRIGGFAGKIVEKLGVVPQQIAGGDIYPSLEKGTIDAAEWVGPYDDEKLGFYKVAKYYYYPGWWEGGPVLHTLINQAKWNELPKSYQAVLTSACEAANCDMMASYDYKNPAALKRLVAGGAELRPFSQEVLAACFEASNSTYAEINASNAAFKKIYDSQMAFRKDAYLWAQVSEYTFDTFMMIQQRSGNI
- a CDS encoding TRAP transporter substrate-binding protein, giving the protein MDRRSFITKAGVAGAGAAAATALAAPAIAQSNPKITWRLTSSFPKSLDTIYGGADVFSKMISEATDGNFTIQPFAAGEIVPGLQAADATAAGTVEACHTVAYYYWGKDPTWALASAVPFALNARGQNAWLYHGGGNDLVNEFFATQGLVGFPGGNTGVQMGGWFRKEINTVADLKGLKMRIGGFAGKIVEKLGVVPQQLAGGDVYPALEKGTIDAAEWVGPYDDEKLGFQKVAPFYYYPGWWEGGPTVHLMFNKEKFDALPATYQSLIRTAAQATDADMLQKYDFLNPTAVKTLVANGAQLRPFSPEILEACFNASNEVYAEITASNAGFKKIWDSLTTFRKEHFLWAQIAEYNFDTFMMIQQRAGKI
- a CDS encoding gamma-glutamyl-gamma-aminobutyrate hydrolase family protein: MQQPLVAVSTDVRQFENYTWHAAPQQYLEAAIAGAGVFPVLVPSFGDRLDFDQLLLSVDGVMVTGSKSNVHPSLYGGDASEDNGPYDPARDATTLPLIRKAIEHGVPLLAICRGIQELNVALGGTLATEIQEREGSLDHRAPASDSQDERFAIRQTVSIKPDSCLAGVFGAGEIMVNSVHRQAVDRLGSRLQVEAVAADGTVEAVSVKDSRGFAVGVQWHPEYWVDSDSASAKIFRAFGDAVRLHAAAKAGVRTAAE
- a CDS encoding 2-hydroxyacid dehydrogenase; the protein is MTSDRSAVTILVPGRLHERALARVDKAFKLVRLDRADKSLISDELAGSVRGIAAMTGIDAGFIDALPNLQIIASFGVGYDAVDARHAAAKGVMVTNTPDVLTEEVADTALGLLINTVRELPRAENWLRQGRWVKEGPYPLTQATLRGRRAGIFGMGRIGMAIAKRLEAFGLSIAYHNRRRVEGLSYEYHPTLAGLAAAVDTLVSVVPGTAATEKAVNAEVLRALGPDGVFVNIGRGSTVDEEALIAALSGGVIRAAGLDVFADEPRVPQALIDLPNATLLPHVGSASVHTRNAMADLVVDNLVAWFSEGKPLTPVPETAGVAKPA